From Deltaproteobacteria bacterium, one genomic window encodes:
- a CDS encoding 3-deoxy-D-manno-octulosonic acid transferase: protein MSRLAYDALGAVVTVVATPVLPVVALTRHGSGLGERLGVLPESVRALAGRGAIWIHAASVGEVHAAAPLIEALHARQRGRPILVTTTSRTGREQARGLAGVAAAMLLPVDIRWIVARVVRFVAPSVLVIVETEIWPALLHAAADAGVPVVMVSGCISDRSVARFGFMGTVVGPLMRDALARVTEFGMQTAADADRMMALGAPPDRVRVTGSLKYARLAPAQLPDVPHPLPGLAGRPLLIAASTQPGEEQVVIEACAGLWSAYPDCVLLLAPRRPERFDEVDRLLQQAGVRRQRRSDLGSAVRPDTQAVLLDSVGELAGLLPTARAVFVGGTLAPLGGHNVLEPAAAGVPVCFGPCTENVAEAATALLVGGGATLVHDANELRALWRRLLADEGEARAIGARALAVVRARAAVIEDTVALVERALR, encoded by the coding sequence ATGAGCAGGTTGGCCTACGATGCCCTCGGTGCGGTGGTGACAGTGGTCGCCACGCCGGTGCTGCCGGTGGTGGCGCTCACGCGGCATGGCAGCGGGCTCGGCGAACGTCTCGGCGTGCTGCCCGAATCCGTGCGCGCCCTCGCCGGACGCGGCGCGATCTGGATTCACGCCGCCTCGGTGGGCGAGGTGCACGCGGCGGCGCCGTTGATTGAGGCGCTGCACGCGCGCCAGCGCGGACGGCCGATTCTGGTCACCACGACCAGCCGCACCGGGCGCGAGCAGGCACGCGGCCTTGCCGGGGTCGCCGCCGCGATGCTGTTGCCGGTCGACATCCGCTGGATCGTGGCGCGCGTGGTCCGTTTCGTTGCGCCGTCCGTCCTCGTGATCGTCGAGACCGAAATTTGGCCCGCACTATTGCACGCGGCGGCGGATGCCGGCGTGCCGGTGGTGATGGTCAGTGGCTGCATTTCGGATCGCAGTGTGGCGCGGTTCGGCTTCATGGGGACCGTTGTGGGGCCATTGATGCGCGATGCGCTTGCGCGGGTCACGGAGTTCGGGATGCAGACCGCGGCCGATGCCGACCGCATGATGGCGTTGGGCGCGCCACCCGATCGCGTGCGTGTGACCGGGAGTTTGAAATACGCCCGCTTGGCCCCGGCGCAATTGCCCGACGTACCTCATCCGCTACCTGGGTTGGCGGGCCGTCCGTTGTTGATCGCAGCGAGTACGCAGCCTGGTGAAGAACAGGTGGTGATCGAAGCCTGCGCCGGACTTTGGTCCGCATACCCCGACTGCGTGTTGCTGCTGGCGCCACGCCGGCCCGAGCGCTTTGACGAAGTGGATCGCTTGCTGCAGCAAGCCGGCGTGCGCCGGCAGCGGCGCAGTGATCTCGGATCGGCGGTGCGGCCCGACACCCAGGCGGTTTTGCTCGATTCGGTCGGCGAACTGGCCGGCCTGTTGCCGACGGCGCGCGCCGTGTTCGTCGGGGGCACGCTCGCACCGTTGGGCGGACACAACGTGCTCGAACCCGCGGCAGCCGGCGTGCCGGTCTGCTTTGGCCCGTGCACGGAGAACGTCGCCGAGGCGGCGACGGCGTTGCTTGTCGGTGGCGGGGCTACGCTCGTCCACGACGCCAACGAGTTGCGCGCGCTGTGGCGACGATTGCTCGCGGATGAAGGGGAGGCTCGCGCGATAGGCGCGCGCGCCTTGGCGGTGGTGCGCGCGCGCGCGGCAGTGATCGAAGATACCGTGGCGCTGGTGGAGCGGGCGCTCCGATGA
- the lpxK gene encoding tetraacyldisaccharide 4'-kinase, whose product MTVARRVRESVWPRRGVAGWIGWLALRPLASVFGVAVSARNLGYRVGVLRTAHAPLPVVSIGNLTVGGTGKTPMTLWLADTLRLRDCRPAILLRGYRGSADGVTVVSEGQGPLVSVEDVGDEAVMLARRFAGVVLTARRRIDGARRAAELGCSLLLLDDGFQHRALARDFDVVLVSEMRGPLLPAGPNRERPSALRRADAIVAIGSDGERTAPTLPRSVANKPFFHGRFVPSGLITSDAGMWRELPLADLAGRRVAAVAGIGSPDRFYRLLHQLEAQLEEIIEYPDHHRYTRADWQEITRRTRNLDLVVTTEKDLVKLEAFPFARGKLVALRITAEVDRGDELVELMLARAETSAATVGGTHGDQ is encoded by the coding sequence ATGACCGTTGCCCGACGCGTGCGCGAATCGGTGTGGCCGCGACGTGGCGTCGCCGGCTGGATCGGGTGGTTGGCGCTGCGGCCGCTGGCGAGCGTCTTCGGCGTCGCGGTGAGCGCCCGCAATCTCGGCTATCGCGTCGGTGTGTTGCGCACGGCGCACGCACCGCTGCCGGTGGTCAGCATCGGCAACCTTACGGTCGGTGGAACCGGCAAAACGCCGATGACGCTGTGGCTGGCGGACACCTTGCGGTTGCGCGATTGTCGCCCCGCGATCTTGCTGCGCGGCTATCGCGGGAGTGCCGATGGAGTGACCGTGGTGTCGGAGGGACAGGGGCCGCTGGTGAGTGTCGAGGATGTTGGTGACGAGGCGGTGATGCTGGCGCGCCGTTTCGCCGGCGTCGTGCTCACCGCGCGCCGCCGGATCGACGGTGCGCGACGCGCCGCGGAACTTGGCTGCAGCTTGCTCCTGCTCGACGACGGATTTCAACATCGCGCGTTGGCGCGCGACTTCGACGTGGTGTTGGTGAGCGAGATGCGCGGACCGTTGCTGCCTGCCGGCCCGAATCGCGAACGGCCAAGCGCGTTGCGGCGCGCCGATGCCATCGTCGCGATCGGCAGCGACGGCGAGCGGACGGCGCCGACGTTGCCGCGCAGCGTGGCCAACAAGCCATTCTTTCATGGGCGGTTTGTGCCGAGCGGGTTGATCACGTCTGATGCGGGCATGTGGCGCGAGTTGCCGCTCGCCGACCTCGCCGGGCGGCGGGTCGCGGCGGTGGCGGGCATCGGGTCGCCCGATCGCTTCTACCGGCTGCTCCACCAACTGGAGGCGCAACTGGAAGAGATCATCGAATACCCGGATCACCACCGCTACACACGCGCGGATTGGCAAGAGATCACGCGCCGCACGCGCAACCTGGATTTGGTGGTGACGACGGAGAAGGACCTGGTGAAGCTGGAGGCCTTTCCCTTTGCAAGAGGTAAACTGGTTGCGCTACGAATTACCGCGGAAGTCGACCGCGGCGACGAATTGGTCGAGCTGATGCTGGCTCGCGCCGAAACCAGCGCCGCGACTGTAGGAGGAACCCATGGCGATCAGTAA
- a CDS encoding Trm112 family protein: MAISKELLDILACPKCKGEIHLTPKEDGLVCNACKLLYPIKDDIPIMLIDEAIRMES, encoded by the coding sequence ATGGCGATCAGTAAGGAACTATTGGACATCCTGGCGTGCCCCAAGTGCAAGGGCGAGATTCATCTGACCCCAAAGGAAGACGGCTTGGTGTGCAACGCGTGCAAGCTGTTGTACCCGATCAAGGATGACATCCCGATCATGCTGATCGACGAGGCGATTCGAATGGAATCGTGA
- the waaF gene encoding lipopolysaccharide heptosyltransferase II, translated as MRIVVAQTSFLGDVVLSTPVFAALKRRWPESHLTAWLRPEAAAVLAGHPHVDAVLVDDKRGADRGLRGLMRLRARLRAERFDLAVALHKSLRTAVLLALAGVPRRVGFRQSAGWFLYPERVNRDPTCHDVERNLSIVSALGIDPKQGSPRLLVVPTSSACDRVAALLREANVGEQQPLVGIAPGSTWATKRWTVEGYAEAVRSLAAEGYGVLLFGAPNEGGIADRVNQMAGGVALNLVGRTDVGMLVAAIDRVQVLLCNDSAPMHIAVARDIPVVAVFGPTHPQQGYGPYSVRATVVQRDDLDCRPCGRHGAAVCPIATHACMVGINAATVLAAARRLLDARVVARPHLVAP; from the coding sequence ATGCGCATCGTAGTTGCCCAGACCAGCTTCCTCGGCGACGTGGTGCTGAGCACTCCGGTGTTCGCGGCACTCAAACGGCGCTGGCCCGAGAGTCACCTCACCGCGTGGCTGCGACCCGAGGCGGCTGCCGTGCTCGCGGGTCATCCGCACGTTGATGCGGTGCTGGTTGACGACAAGCGCGGTGCCGACCGCGGGCTGCGCGGTCTCATGCGATTGCGCGCGCGACTGCGTGCTGAACGCTTTGATCTCGCGGTCGCACTCCACAAGTCTCTGCGTACCGCCGTGCTGCTCGCGCTGGCCGGGGTGCCGCGACGAGTCGGCTTCCGCCAAAGTGCGGGCTGGTTTCTTTATCCTGAGCGCGTGAATCGCGACCCGACCTGTCACGACGTGGAACGCAATCTGTCGATCGTATCGGCGCTAGGCATCGATCCTAAGCAGGGGTCGCCACGGCTGTTGGTGGTACCGACCAGCAGCGCGTGCGATCGTGTCGCGGCGTTGTTGCGGGAGGCGAACGTTGGCGAACAGCAGCCACTCGTTGGAATCGCCCCGGGATCGACGTGGGCGACGAAACGATGGACAGTCGAAGGCTACGCCGAGGCAGTGCGCTCACTCGCCGCCGAAGGCTATGGCGTGCTCCTGTTCGGCGCACCGAACGAGGGTGGGATCGCTGACCGGGTTAACCAAATGGCTGGTGGCGTCGCGCTGAACCTGGTGGGTCGCACCGACGTGGGCATGTTGGTGGCGGCGATCGATCGTGTCCAAGTATTGCTGTGCAACGACAGCGCGCCGATGCACATCGCGGTCGCGCGTGACATCCCGGTGGTCGCGGTATTCGGCCCGACGCATCCGCAGCAAGGCTATGGTCCGTACAGCGTTCGCGCGACCGTGGTGCAGCGTGACGATCTCGATTGTCGGCCGTGCGGTCGCCATGGTGCCGCCGTCTGTCCGATCGCGACCCACGCGTGCATGGTCGGGATCAATGCAGCGACGGTACTCGCGGCGGCGCGCCGCCTTCTCGATGCGCGCGTGGTGGCGCGCCCTCACTTGGTTGCTCCGTGA